Genomic window (Lewinellaceae bacterium):
TTCCGCCAGCCCCTGCGCCACCGCCCGCCAGGCGTCCTCCCGGCTGTCGTAGAGGGTGAGGGGCCTAGGCACAGTTCCGGAGCCCGCTTGCCCGGTAGGCACAACGGGAATATTGCCCAGGATGGGGTGGCTGCTGTAGGTGCAATACGCCTCCAGCACCCCCACCAGTATTTTATCATACGTATCGGCAAAAAGGCGTGCCTCCCGCAGCATCTGCTCATAGCCCTCCTCCCCGATCCGGTTCTCGTGGATCGGCACCAGGATCACCTGGCTGCCGCCAAAGTAGTCCAGGTAGTTGAACGGTTCGCTATCGGGTTGCCGGATCGCCATCGTCTTGCTTTTTTCGGTTGATGTGTACAGGGATGCTCAGTAATTCTTCCAGCGACAATTCCAAATGGAACAGTTCTCTTTCTGCATCGGGCATGAAGGGAAAGCCAAGGGAAAGCCCGTCTTTTTCTTTGAACAATAAAGCCTTTTCCAATAAGCCTATTGCATGCTCCATGTCGGCTGTTTTGGAAAAGTCGAGTTCTTTCTGCAAGGAAAAATCACTCGCGAAGCTGGCCCAACAAGTTTCGATGACTGTAAATATACCCTGGCCGGATTGCCGTTTTAGATATCCATTAGCTTTCAGTAAGTCCAGCAAGTAATCAATGTTTGACCGTTCTGATGCTCCCTGTCCTGCTACAGCCCGCCGCCGGGCAGCCGGGCTGCCCAACACGACAGGCGTTTGCTGCATGCTGGCCGCCGCCTTCATCCTGTTCGCTGCTTCGCGAACTACCTCCTTATTGCTCCGGTACCGGCCGGCCGCCAGCACTTCCATCAAGGCTTTGCTGAACAGGCCGTGGGTAGTTTCCCCGAAGCGCTGCTCATAAGCCATCTGCCCGGGCAAGGTAGCGGAGAGGATGACATTTTTATCATTATTCAAATCCAGCCAGCCTTCGCCGCCGGCGTGGGTGTCCAAAACCAGGGTGATAAAGCCTTTGCAGGCAGCAGCAGCCTCTTTGAATTCTCCGTCGTAGATCACTCCTCCGGTTACTGTGCGGATACCCTCTACCTTGGACATGCGCTGTTCCTGATAATCATAAAAGATAAGGTAATTTTTTCCTTTATTCTCGGCATGCCCACTGAAGTAGAAGAGCAGGTGGTCTTCCGGTTTGGCCTGCTCCACCATTTCCCGCCATTGTTGTAAAACAGCTTCTTTGGTAGCGGCAGCATCCTCCAGGACCATTGCTTCCAGCCGCCTTCCATCCAACAAAACAGGCAGTTGTTCCCGAAGGAGGCGAAGGTCATCGCCCGGCCCTTCCAGTTCCGGCATCTGGCCGGAGGCCGTTTTGCCTACCCCCACCAGCAGGGCGCGCACCGTTCCTTTCGGTTCCAGTTCCACCTCCACGCCCGGCCCTGGCTTGATCAGTTCCAGGATGTCTTCCGGTATTTTGGTGCGATAGGCCGACGGGCTGGCGCTGCCGCCGGTTTTGATGTGCCCGGCCAGTTCGCGGAGGGCTTCTATGGCTTCCTGCCTTGCCCCTTTCTGGTAGTTGCGCATGCCGCGGACGAGTTGCTCCGCCACCGCCAACGGGTCCACGCCTCCGGTTCGCTCCTCCTCGCTTCCCCGGCTACTGATCCAGTTGAGGTAGACCTCCACGGAGCTGGCCGCTGCTTTCCCATCCACTGTATCGGTGAATGCCTCCAGGAGGCGTTGGGCGGCCAGTTCGGGCTTGAGGTAGGCTTCTGCCGTCCACCGCTGCGCTTCGGCGAAGGCGGGCGAGGGCAACTCATCGCCGCAGTAGTCCAGGTAGGCGAGCAGGAAGCGGGCCAAACGGTACAGGCGGGGGCTGCCAAAACGAACTTCCTGCCTCAGGTGGTTGAGCAACGGCGCCCGCAGGCTCTCCTGCACTTCATACACGCCCTGCCCCAACTCCCGGCACAACGGGGAGTTCAGCAGGCTGGAAACGGCATCCAGCGGCATGTCCAGCGGTTTCCCCTGCTCGTCGTACCGGAAGTTGACCCACAGGCGGTAGAGCAGCCCCGGCGTCAGCGCCACGAAGAAGGCGGCATGGCAGGCCAGCCACAGGTAGCCCTCCCCGGGGTGGCGCTTCAGGTAGCGCTCCAGGCGGCTGGCGTCGATGGCCCCTCTGGGTTGGATGGCTGGTGGCATGGTGATCTAACTGTTTTTTTTTGTAGGGACTGGGTTATGGTTATATGGCTGAATGGTTGTATTGTTTGATGGCTGTATTGCTGGCGCTGCTATGCCCCACCTTTACACGTTTACACATTCACTAGTTTACACATTCCTCACCTAATCCTCCCCACCGCCTCCGCTATGCCCGCTTCCGTGCATTCCAGCATAGGCACTACCCCGCCGAAAAATTCCCCGGCGCTGCCTTTCCAGAACTTGCGGGGCAGCGGGTTGAACCACAGCACGTGCTCCACCTTGCCCTCCAGGCGGTTTAGCAGTTCCATGGTCACTTGCACGCGGTCGGAGTTCATGCCCTCGTGGGCGGCGCCGGCATCGCTGAGGAAGAGCACGACCGTATTTTTCTCCCAGCCGGCCAGCAGGCTGCCCAGGTTTACCGAGGCGGTATGCTCCATATTGGTGAAAAAGCGGTATTCCGGCAAGCCCGAAGGGCCCAGTTTGTAGGGCGGGTAATTGGTGAAGTAATAAGTTTCTATCTGGGTATAATGCGTACTTTCTCTCAGCCCCTGTATGAAAAAACCGAACAGGTGATGATGAGGCGCCATGGAGCCGCCGTGGTCGAGCAGCGCTACGAAGTGCTGGCGGCTGACCTTGCGGGTT
Coding sequences:
- a CDS encoding caspase family protein; protein product: MPPAIQPRGAIDASRLERYLKRHPGEGYLWLACHAAFFVALTPGLLYRLWVNFRYDEQGKPLDMPLDAVSSLLNSPLCRELGQGVYEVQESLRAPLLNHLRQEVRFGSPRLYRLARFLLAYLDYCGDELPSPAFAEAQRWTAEAYLKPELAAQRLLEAFTDTVDGKAAASSVEVYLNWISSRGSEEERTGGVDPLAVAEQLVRGMRNYQKGARQEAIEALRELAGHIKTGGSASPSAYRTKIPEDILELIKPGPGVEVELEPKGTVRALLVGVGKTASGQMPELEGPGDDLRLLREQLPVLLDGRRLEAMVLEDAAATKEAVLQQWREMVEQAKPEDHLLFYFSGHAENKGKNYLIFYDYQEQRMSKVEGIRTVTGGVIYDGEFKEAAAACKGFITLVLDTHAGGEGWLDLNNDKNVILSATLPGQMAYEQRFGETTHGLFSKALMEVLAAGRYRSNKEVVREAANRMKAAASMQQTPVVLGSPAARRRAVAGQGASERSNIDYLLDLLKANGYLKRQSGQGIFTVIETCWASFASDFSLQKELDFSKTADMEHAIGLLEKALLFKEKDGLSLGFPFMPDAERELFHLELSLEELLSIPVHINRKKQDDGDPATR